The following proteins are co-located in the Delphinus delphis chromosome 5, mDelDel1.2, whole genome shotgun sequence genome:
- the TMPRSS11E gene encoding transmembrane protease serine 11E translates to MADLGLHRTIPRWSAMYRPAVVRARRRACLEPWVIGLITFISLIVLAVCTGLIVHYVRYNKKTTYNYYSTLSFTSDKLYEFGKEASKNFTEMSQKIESMVNNAFHKSSLRQAFVKSHIIKFSQEEHGVLAHMLLIFRFPSSEDPETVNKIIQHVLHKKLQDAVGHPKFHPELVEIKKINETETDNFLNNCCGTRRNKTTRQSLRIVGGTEVQEGEWPWQASLQWDGIHRCGATLINDTWLVSAAHCFRTYKDPARWTASFGVKIEPPKMKQGLRRIIVHEKYKYPSHDYDISVAELSSPVSYTNAVHRICLPDASREFHPGDEMFVTGFGALQNDGSSQNHLRQVQVNLIDTKICNEHKAYNNAITPRMLCAGSLKGNRDACQGDSGGPLVSPDARDIWYLAGIVSWGDDCGHPNKPGVYARVTAFRDWIASKTGV, encoded by the exons GCCAGCTGTGGTGAGGGCCAGGAGGAGAGCTTGTTTGGAGCCCTGGGTTATTGGCCTCATCACCTTTATATCCCTGATTGTCCTGGCAGTGTGCACCGGACTCATCGTTCATTATGTGAGATACA ataaaaagacaacctacaattACTATAGCACATTGTCATTTACAAGTGACAAACTATATGAGTTTGGAAAAGAGGCTTCTAAAAATTTCACAGAAATGAGCCAGAAAATTGAATCAATG GTAAATAATGCATTTCATAAATCTTCATTGAGGCAAGCATTTGTCAAGTCTCACATTATCAAGTTCAG TCAAGAGGAACATGGAGTATTGGCTCATATGCTGCTGATTTTTAGATTTCCCTCTTCTGAGGATCCTGAAACcgtaaataaaattattcaacatGTTCTACATAAAAAGCTGCAAGATGCTGTAGGACACCCTAAATTCCATCCTGAACTTGTTGAAATTAAAA AAATCAACGAGACAGAAACAGACAACTTTCTAAACAATT GCTGCGGGACACGAAGGAACAAAACTACAAGACAGAGTCTCAGGATTGTTGGTGGGACAGAGGTACAAGAGGGTGAATGGCCATGGCAAGCTAGTCTGCAATGGGATGGGATCCATCGCTGTGGAGCAACTTTGATTAATGACACATGGCTTGTGAGTGCTGCTCACTGCTTTAGAAC GTATAAGGACCCAGCCAGATGGACTGCTTCCTTTGGAGTAAAAATAGAGCCTCCAAAAATGAAACAAGGCCTCCGGAGGATAATTGTgcatgaaaaatacaaatatccaTCACATGACTATGATATTTCAGTTGCAGAGCTTTCTAGCCCTGTTTCCTACACAAATGCAGTACACAGAATTTGTCTCCCTGATGCATCCCGTGAATTCCACCCTGGTGATGAGATGTTTGTGACAGGATTTGGAGCACTGCAAAATGATG gaagTAGTCAAAATCACCTTCGGCAAGTACAGGTGAATCTCATAGACACTAAAATCTGTAATGAACACAAAGCTTACAATAATGCCATAACTCCTAGAATGTTATGTGCTGGATCCTTGAAAGGAAACAGAGATGCGTGCCAG GGTGACTCCGGAGGACCACTGGTTAGTCCAGATGCTAGAGATATCTGGTACCTTGCTGGAATAGTGAGCTGGGGAGACGACTGTGGGCATCCCAATAAACCCGGTGTTTATGCTAGAGTGACTGCCTTCCGGGACTGGATCGCTTCCAAAACTGGTGTCTGA